The sequence CCAGCGAAACACTGATACGCCTTCGCCTACCACCACATCGACACCTTTATCTACCCCAAATTCCCTACATTCCTCTAGTTTTTTACATGATCCTACATCGACATCAGCACCGGGTAAACACAAATCTGCCTTCCTACCCTATAGACCTCAAGCTACCGTCCTCACCAACCTGCAAAGAGGCAACACCGAAGCTACATTTTGTCCAGTCGAGGTACAACTATCGTTTCATGAAAGAGCTGGCCAAGGAGAAGTAAGCGAAGagcaaatatacaaacaaaaagcCACCAACATAGATGCCAAAGATGCCTTTGGTTTTACACCACTGCACTGGGCCTGCTATTATGGTCAATTGGCCACGGTGCAGCCTTTAATTGAAGCTGGTTCAAATATCAATGAAGAGGCACCGGAAATGGTTACACCCTTGCTATTGGCTGCCTCGGGCGGACATCATGAAGTTGTACGCTTGTTATTGGAAAAAGGTGCAGATTATAAACATATGGATATTATGGGTAATACAGCATTAATGTATGCCGCTGCTGGTAATCATCCGCACACTTGTAATGAGCTTCTGGCCAA comes from Calliphora vicina chromosome 2, idCalVici1.1, whole genome shotgun sequence and encodes:
- the LOC135951688 gene encoding DNA-binding protein RFXANK-like isoform X1, whose protein sequence is MSCSPANSPSVNDDCSRTKMLPHTPPASQETQRNTDTPSPTTTSTPLSTPNSLHSSSFLHDPTSTSAPGKHKSAFLPYRPQATVLTNLQRGNTEATFCPVEVQLSFHERAGQGEVSEEQIYKQKATNIDAKDAFGFTPLHWACYYGQLATVQPLIEAGSNINEEAPEMVTPLLLAASGGHHEVVRLLLEKGADYKHMDIMGNTALMYAAAGNHPHTCNELLAKDPDMSTANENGDTAYSLAIENGAILAQAVLEQYLTSILSL
- the LOC135951688 gene encoding DNA-binding protein RFXANK-like isoform X2, whose translation is MLPHTPPASQETQRNTDTPSPTTTSTPLSTPNSLHSSSFLHDPTSTSAPGKHKSAFLPYRPQATVLTNLQRGNTEATFCPVEVQLSFHERAGQGEVSEEQIYKQKATNIDAKDAFGFTPLHWACYYGQLATVQPLIEAGSNINEEAPEMVTPLLLAASGGHHEVVRLLLEKGADYKHMDIMGNTALMYAAAGNHPHTCNELLAKDPDMSTANENGDTAYSLAIENGAILAQAVLEQYLTSILSL